The Gemmatimonadota bacterium nucleotide sequence AGGTCACGCTGGACGGCAGACCGCGATTCTTGTGGGTGAGGGGTTGCGGGAGCTGAAGGTTGCGTATCCCACAATGCTGAATCGACTTCGAGATTTACTACTTGGCGAACTTCGCGTTCCCAATACCTCGGCGTCCATGCTCTCCGAATTACGCGATCGTGCCGAAAACATTCGTGAAGTCAGCGGAGATCACCGTTTGGAAGCCTTTATTATTCGACTCGCGAGATTCCATGGCAAGAATGCTGAGATAGAGGATCTCGCCGGGATGGCTGTCAATAAACCGACACGCAACTGGGTTGATTCCGATGTGGACAAAGCTGCGTTGCAACTTGCCGAATTGGCGGAGCAGTTCGTCCATACCGAGGCTTTTGCACGGGTTAAAGGCCGTCGGGACAAGAGACATTCAATGGCAGTGGTCGTTGACATCAGTCGCCGGGGGATGCCTCTTCATGATGAATTCGATGTCTCTGATATGGACGAGTCCGAAGTAGGGCAACTAATCGATCGCATCGATCACGTTCTAGATGAAAGCGGAGAGAAACGAAGGAATGTTATTCTTGCCGCACTTGCGAGTTTGATATCAAAACGGCTTGATCCCGGTGTTGAATCAAGACAATCGATGCAACCGAACGAAAGGAAAGAAGTGTCGTGAAGGCAGAATACGAAAATCGGCACGTACTCGGTCTTTCTGGTGGTCGGGATAGCGCTGCACTAGCCGTTTTTATGAGGCAGAACCTTCCGGATCTCGATATCGAGTACTTCTTCACCGATACAGGCAAGGAACTTCCCGAGGTTTATGAATTCCTGGTTAAACTTGAGGGGTTCCTGGGCAAGCCTATCGTTCGTTTAAATCCAGATCGTGACTTCGACTTTTGGCTCAAGCAATATAACGATTTCCTCCCGTCTCCTCAGACCCGCTGGTGTACCCGCCAGTTAAAGTTACGTCCTTTTGAGCAGTGGATAAAACCATCGCTAGACGCCGGCACGACGATTTACAGTTATGTTGCCATACGATCGGACGAACAATACCGGGACGGATACTCATCCAAACACGATAACCTGATCGTACAATTACCATTCAAAGATGCCGGTATAGATAAGTCAGGTGTATTGGAGATACTTGATGGCGTAGGGCTTGGACTACCCACATACTATGAGTGGAGGACACGCAGTGGGTGTACATTCTGTTTCTTCCAGCAGAAGATTGAGTGGGTACGACTCATGGAACGCCATCCTGAGTACTTTGAGGAAGCAAAGCGCTATGAAAAGACGGCGATGGACCACGGTTCACCGTTTACATGGAGTCAGGGCGAGTCGTTAGATGATCTGTCAAGACCAGAGCGTATCGCGCAGATCAAAGAAGACCACCAAAGGCGACTTGAACGAATGTGTGAAGTCCGCCAGGTAAATCCGCTCCGACCAGACGCAGAGCCAATAGACATTGATGATTTGTATGGGAAGTCCAAGGTGTGTCTAGCGTGTCATAAATAGTTTCTCACTATCGGCGACTGTAAACAAGAAGACAGGTGTTATGGAAAAGGGATGGTCAATTAACCAAGCTCACTGGAATGATCTGGATAAAGTCATTCCTAAATCTGAAGCGTGGACTTCCGTCCTACTTACTCCGATCGAAGATATCATGGTACCGGAAACTGCTGGAGTATACGCGATTTGTGTGCGTCCGCCTATTACCACCTTGACAGACTCAACGTCGTTTTTTAGTAGCCTTTCGACTCCCATATATATCGGTCAGTCGGGGATTAGCATTAAAAAACGATTCCTTCAACACTGTCAATCGCCAGCACCAACACTAAAGCTCGCTAAATATTGTTATGGAAAAGTGCAACTGATGTTTTGGTTCGTACCCTTGAGTAAAGAAAAAGTAAAGACCGTGGAGACGTTGTTGATCAGGTGTTTCGGTCCACCAGTCAATCAGGTTTCGGGAACGATTTCAGGATCTATTAAAAACCCGATTTCGGCATAAAGGAGTATAGACTCAGATGCAACTTTATCCTGCACTCAAAGCGCGTATGGGAAGTTGGAACTACTACATCGTAAAAATGCGAATGAGAGAAGTAGCTACCGAGGTCAAGTTTGGGTCGCAAGTACACAATGACTACACACTCGATGAAGCAATTCAACGCACGATAACGGAAAGTAGAGTGAAAAAGGAAATCGTCACGTATTTAAGAGGTCAAACTGACCGGTTTTTCTCATCACTTGTAGTCGCAGCTGTTGGAGGATCCCCCATGTTCTATCCAGTGAGCATAGCTGAGGATCCACGATTTCAGGTTTTCGCGGACGAGGAGAGCATTGAACAGTCTTTCGGAGTGTTGCGGTTCTCTGGAACTCAGGATTACTACGCTTTGGATGGACAACATAGATTAAAGGCAATAAAAACACTGTTGCAACCAGATGAAGACGAAACGGGATGGGTCGAACCTCCGGATGAGTTTGAAAATGAAGAAATCTCGGTATTGATGGTGATTCGTCCAGACTCAGCCGATGAAGCTGATTGGCTTGAGTCTTACCGTCGTCTGTTTTCAAGCCTGAATAGATATGCAAAACCTACCGATAATGATACCAATATCATCATGGATGAAGACGATCTATTCGCAATACTCACACGACGCCTAATTTCCACACATAACTTCTTTAAATCTAAAGGAAGGCATCAAGAATCAATTCGTATAAAGACTAAAGGGCGTCCACTCAGTGAAGGCACCCCTTACTTCACAAGTCTACAACAGCTTTACTTCCTAAATGAATTGTTACTTACAACCCAGATAAGGTACAATACCGGTTGGGGTCCTGGCCCTGAATCAGAAAGGGTAGAAAAAGTAAAAGAGTTTAAACGGTTTAAGCCTGAGGAAGAATACTTAGATGAGCTGTATTATGAACTAGTACTTTATTGGGACGCAATCATCGACACCATATCTGATCTTCGAACATTACATCCGATTGATGCCAGAAACCACCAAGCAGATGGATCGGGTGACGAGATTGCGGATAACGCACTTTTCTGGCCAAATGGCCAGGAAGTTCTGATTAAAGTTGCGAGAGCTTTGCTCGATCGACAACCATCTCCCGATGTACTTACTATTGAGAAAGCGAAATCCGCGCTAAATCCACTGGAAAAAGTGGACTGGAGGCTACACAACGTACCTTGGCGTGGACTGTTACTGGTATACGCATCTGATACAAAAAAATGGTCCATGAGGAGCGAAGATCGAAAGAATGCGATAGATACTGCGATTCTACTACTTCGCTGGATTACGGGAATCTCACAGCTAACCGAACAAGAAGAGAATCAAGTTAAAGAACAATGGAATGCAAGATTGGGGCCTCTACCTGAGACTGATAATACAGAGGCGTTGTGGGAGCAAATTCAGCAACAGTGTCAATTAGTAGCAGAATGATGTACGGATTCTGTCATAGATCACCTAATTGCAGTGGAAGCATGTGTGAGGAAGCATGGAAACTAGTACGGAGTTATTCAGATGGGAAGATCACAGTCTAATCGTTAATCATTTAAACGATGGTAGTCGGAGTACATTAGAAGTTTCGTTAGAATCGAACCAAGAATCGCTCCAACACGAACGTTCGGTCTCAGAGCCAGGAAAATTGAGTCGCGCCGCGAGCATATTGCTTACTTTAGACGCGAATCGTGCTAGGGGTGTAAAACAAGGAAAAGTCGTTAGGATAAGCGTAACGAAACCCCACACTCGGCAACCAACTAGGCTGAGTAGTGCAAAGCAAGCTTTGGCGTTACGTCCAACCGTTCAGGAATTAATCGCCCCACTCTTGTACGACCGAATTTCTCATTCAAAACTTAGGCCGTTTCAGGAAACTGGTGTTAATTGGTTATTAAATCACCGAGTTGGGATTCTTGCCGATGATATGGGGCTAGGTAAGACTGCTCAAGCGCTTGTTGCAGCAGAGCATTTAATCACCCAAGGTAATATACAAAGCGCCCTCGTTACATGTCCTAAATCACTACTTGCTAATTGGGAAGTAGAATGTGGAAGATGGGTACCCGGGCTAACAGTCTTACGTGTAATGCCACGTAAAGACCAATCAGACAAAGTCTGGTCTGCTATACTTGGAAGATCACATGTGATAGTAACAAGCTATGAGCAGTTACGCACATTACCTACCCCATTGTTATCAACGAAACTGGACCTGGTGATCGCGGATGAAGCCCACAGGCTAAGACGGTCACAAGCGAAACTTGTTAAATCATTTCGGTTAATGGTAATAGACCGCATGTGGGCATTAACGGGAACCCCTATTGAGCGACACGAGGTTGATTTAGCGACTCTACTTTCTCTGTTGGAACCAACGAGATTTTCGGCTCAGACTGCCAATTTTGGTCATACTGACCTTAGAGCTCAGGCGCGACCCTACATCCTTCGCAGGATGAAGAGGGATGTCCTTAGTGAATTACCACGAGTGATTGATACCAAGGAAATGTTGGAACTAACTCCCACGCAAAAACAAAAATACACGTCTGTGATGTCAAAACCACTGTCTTTGGATGTAAGTGAAGTTCTAAAAAGATTCACTGTTTTGCGCTCGATTTGTGATGTTGATCCTCGAACCGGTTCTAGTTCTAAACTAGATAGAATAGTTGAAATCCTGCATTCCGTGCGAGAAGCCGACGAAAAGGCAGTAGTTTTTTCTTATTTGTTACAACCATTGGAGATACTTGAGTCTCGAATTAAACGAATGAAATCTAAATTACAGGCAGTCGTTCTTACCGGGAAGCTCACAGCAGGAGACAGGGAACGTGTTCTTCGACAGTTTCGAAACGACAGCGATATTGTTGCCTTACTGTGTTCTAGTCGAGTTGGAGGGGAGGGTCTGACTTTAACAGAAGCCAATCATGTGTTGTTCATAAACGAGTGGTGGAATCCATCCGCAAACTCGCAAGCCCGGGATAGAGTCGTACGGTTAGGGCAGGAACGAATAGTTCACATTCATAGGTTTCGGTGCGAAGGTACCTTAGAGGAAGCACTTGAACAGATCCTCAAACGTAAGAGCGACGCATTCACTAATATCCTTGACGCACTCGTTGTTGGTGAGACTCCGACTTCTTCGAGACACTTAGAGATATTAGGAAAAGAACTAAGAGGGGAACTTTTAAAACACGGTACAATATAATGAAGTTTCCGTTTTTCAAGTCTCTAGTGCAGTCGTTTTGTATTAACTCACTGCCAGCACGAAAAAACAAATTTCGCGATCACCCCTCCCCCGCCCCGATCGGCCGGTCCTCGTCGGTAATCCATTCGCTCCAGGAACCGGGGTAAAGCACGGCGTCCCCCAGGCCCGCGTGGGCGATGGCGAGCAGGTTGTGGCAGGCCGATACGCCCGATCCGCAGTAGTTTATGGCGTGGTCGACCGGCACGCCGCCGAATAGCCCTTCAAATCTCCGTCTCAGTTCCTCCGGCGACCGAAAGCATCCATCTTCCCCCAGGTTAGCATCGAATGTCGCGCATGTGGCGCCCGGGATATGGCCGGCCACGGGATCAATGGGTTCCTGTTCGCCCCTGAAACGCTCCGGCGTGCGGGCGTCCAGGACGGCCCAGGTCTCGTCCTTCCGATGACGGTCGACGCCTTCCACGTCGGTGACCAGGTGTGCCCTAACGTTGGGCACGAAGGTGCGCGGCCCAACTCCCGGAACATCTCGCGTCACCGGTAGTCCCGCCCCGGTCCACGCCGGCCAGCCCCCGTCCAACACGGCGACGGCGTCGTGGCCCAGCCAGCGGAGCATCCACCACACCCTGGCGGCCACCGAACCACCCGCACCGTCGTAGACCGCGACCTGCATGCTTTCGTCGATCCCGAACTGCGAGAAAATCTCGGTGGCGCGCTCCACCGAAGGCAAGGGATGCCGGCCGGTCACTCCACGCACGATGGGACCGGAGAGGTCGTCATCCAGGTGAGCGTATACGGCTCCGGGCACATGGCCCTCGCCGTACTCACGGGCGCCCTGGCCAGCGTCGGCCAGGGAGAACCGGGCATCGATCACGCGCCAGTCCGGGTCCTGGTGATGCCGGTTCAGCGTGTGTACGTCGATGAGTGTGGTATGCATTTCCACCTCCGTTGGGCGGACTACGCCAGTCTTCTCACCTTCGATTCGCCGTATTAATCAGCTGCCGCCTGCCTGTTCCTCGTGCTCGTATACGATCCGGATCGCCCGGATGTTCGCGATCTTGAATGCGTGCACGTCGCCCTCGGGTATGCGGTGCGCCTCGATGAAGGGCGTGCCCCGGGTCCGTTCGATGCGGATGGGTTTGATCCGGTGCAGGAAGCTGCGGCTTCGGTTGCCCAGGTAGTATTCGATGACGGCCCGGTGGTTGTTTTTCACCGCCATTTCCAGGAGTTCTTCGGTCTGCCCGGGAGACAGGTACTGCAGGTTGGCGGCCTGCTCGATGTGCGAGGCGTTCCGGTCGGCCCCGCCCGATCCCCGGTGCAGTTTAAATCCGGGCAGGCAGTCCCCGAATCCGAGGACTGGTTTCCGTTCGGATTCAGGGGGTGTACGCTCCGTACCGTCCGTGGGTGGATCGTTTCGGTCGGAATGAACACTTCGGCCGGGATGAACGCTTCGGCCGGGTTGACCGTTCTGCTCCCGCGGTTCTTTCAGGTCTGTCCTCGGTCCGTTCCCGTTGCCGGACCGGGCACGCTTTACCGCATCTTCGGCGTTGGGACCCGAATCGGTCCCTGCGGGTCCGACGATCCCCGACCTCGGCATGTAGCCCTGTTTCTGCAGCAGGTCCATCAGCTCCCGGTACGTCTTGCGCTCCACGATGAGCGCGTCGGGCGCCACCTCGCCCTTGATATATGGCGCGAGCTCCCCGTGGGCCTTGATATGGCTGGCGATCTCGGCGCTGGCGGTCCGGAGGAGGAAAGTCTCCATGAAATACACCTGGCCGTACGCATCACCCCACGACTGGATCGAGTACGCAACGTTCTGCGGCACGTCCTTCTCGGAATGGTCCGCAAGGAAACCGTTGACGTCCGCGCCGGACATGTCCGTGTTGGCGGCCCGGTAGATGGTATCGCGGGTAACCCGGTAGGTCAGGGTGAGATCGACCGTCTCGAGGTCGGCGAAACGTTCGAGTTTTTCA carries:
- a CDS encoding phosphoadenosine phosphosulfate reductase family protein gives rise to the protein MKAEYENRHVLGLSGGRDSAALAVFMRQNLPDLDIEYFFTDTGKELPEVYEFLVKLEGFLGKPIVRLNPDRDFDFWLKQYNDFLPSPQTRWCTRQLKLRPFEQWIKPSLDAGTTIYSYVAIRSDEQYRDGYSSKHDNLIVQLPFKDAGIDKSGVLEILDGVGLGLPTYYEWRTRSGCTFCFFQQKIEWVRLMERHPEYFEEAKRYEKTAMDHGSPFTWSQGESLDDLSRPERIAQIKEDHQRRLERMCEVRQVNPLRPDAEPIDIDDLYGKSKVCLACHK
- a CDS encoding DGQHR domain-containing protein translates to MQLYPALKARMGSWNYYIVKMRMREVATEVKFGSQVHNDYTLDEAIQRTITESRVKKEIVTYLRGQTDRFFSSLVVAAVGGSPMFYPVSIAEDPRFQVFADEESIEQSFGVLRFSGTQDYYALDGQHRLKAIKTLLQPDEDETGWVEPPDEFENEEISVLMVIRPDSADEADWLESYRRLFSSLNRYAKPTDNDTNIIMDEDDLFAILTRRLISTHNFFKSKGRHQESIRIKTKGRPLSEGTPYFTSLQQLYFLNELLLTTQIRYNTGWGPGPESERVEKVKEFKRFKPEEEYLDELYYELVLYWDAIIDTISDLRTLHPIDARNHQADGSGDEIADNALFWPNGQEVLIKVARALLDRQPSPDVLTIEKAKSALNPLEKVDWRLHNVPWRGLLLVYASDTKKWSMRSEDRKNAIDTAILLLRWITGISQLTEQEENQVKEQWNARLGPLPETDNTEALWEQIQQQCQLVAE
- a CDS encoding DEAD/DEAH box helicase, whose protein sequence is METSTELFRWEDHSLIVNHLNDGSRSTLEVSLESNQESLQHERSVSEPGKLSRAASILLTLDANRARGVKQGKVVRISVTKPHTRQPTRLSSAKQALALRPTVQELIAPLLYDRISHSKLRPFQETGVNWLLNHRVGILADDMGLGKTAQALVAAEHLITQGNIQSALVTCPKSLLANWEVECGRWVPGLTVLRVMPRKDQSDKVWSAILGRSHVIVTSYEQLRTLPTPLLSTKLDLVIADEAHRLRRSQAKLVKSFRLMVIDRMWALTGTPIERHEVDLATLLSLLEPTRFSAQTANFGHTDLRAQARPYILRRMKRDVLSELPRVIDTKEMLELTPTQKQKYTSVMSKPLSLDVSEVLKRFTVLRSICDVDPRTGSSSKLDRIVEILHSVREADEKAVVFSYLLQPLEILESRIKRMKSKLQAVVLTGKLTAGDRERVLRQFRNDSDIVALLCSSRVGGEGLTLTEANHVLFINEWWNPSANSQARDRVVRLGQERIVHIHRFRCEGTLEEALEQILKRKSDAFTNILDALVVGETPTSSRHLEILGKELRGELLKHGTI
- a CDS encoding sulfurtransferase, producing the protein MHTTLIDVHTLNRHHQDPDWRVIDARFSLADAGQGAREYGEGHVPGAVYAHLDDDLSGPIVRGVTGRHPLPSVERATEIFSQFGIDESMQVAVYDGAGGSVAARVWWMLRWLGHDAVAVLDGGWPAWTGAGLPVTRDVPGVGPRTFVPNVRAHLVTDVEGVDRHRKDETWAVLDARTPERFRGEQEPIDPVAGHIPGATCATFDANLGEDGCFRSPEELRRRFEGLFGGVPVDHAINYCGSGVSACHNLLAIAHAGLGDAVLYPGSWSEWITDEDRPIGAGEG